Genomic window (Xylanimonas protaetiae):
GGAGTCGAGCCTGGGCCTCGTCTTCCACTGGGCCGACACGCAGGGCCTTGCGCTGCTCGACCTCAAGGACCTCCAGTCGACGATCGCGTACCTGGTCTCCGCCGAGGGCAAGGACGACCTCAAGGGCATCGGCGGGCTGTCCGCCGCGACGGCGGGCGTCATCCTGCGCGAGATCGTCGGCCTCCAGGCGCAGGGCGCCGACGTGTTCTTCGGCGAGCCGGCCTTCGCGACGTCGGACCTGCTGCGCGTCGCCCCGGACGGGAAGGGCGTCATCTCGGCGCTCGAGCTGCCGGCCGTCCAGGACCGCCCTGGGCTGTTCTCGACGTTCCTCATGTGGCTGCTCGCCGACCTGTTCCAGGAGCTGCCCGAGGTGGGTGACCCCGACAAGCCCCGCCTCGTGTTCTTCTTCGACGAAGCACATCTCTTGTTCACGGGAGCGAGCAAGGACTTCCTCACCCAGGTCACGCAGACGGTCCGGCTCATCCGGAGCAAGGGGGTCGGCGTCTTCTTCGTGACGCAGTCGCCCAAGGACGTGCCGGCCGACGTGCTCGCCCAGCTCGGCAACCGCGTCCAGCACGCGCTGCGCGCCTTCACGCCCGACGACGCGACCGCGCTGCGCCAGGCCGTGCGCACGTTCCCGCACTCCCCCTACGACCTCGAGCGGCTGCTCCAGTCGCTCGGCACGGGCGAGGCCGTGGTCACGGTCCTGTCCGAGAAGGGCGCCCCGACGCCCGTCGCGTGGACGCGCGTGCGCGCCCCGCAGGCGTCCATGGAGCCGGCCCCCGAGGGCGTGCTCGACGCCGTCGTCGCCGCGTCGCCCGGGCAGGCCCGGTACGGCACCGCCGTCGACAACGAGTCGGCGTTCGAGCTGCTCCAGGTGCGCGTCCAGAAGGAGGCCGCGGCGCGCGAGGCGGCGGACGCCGCCGAGGCGGCCGCGAAGGCGCAGGCCAAGGCCGACGCCGACGCCGCCAAGGAGCGCGAGCGCGCCG
Coding sequences:
- a CDS encoding helicase HerA-like domain-containing protein, translated to MSATSPTPAELAALRAAAAQAAAEAAEAKAAAAQAALDAAEAAAAPAPASTPPLDAAAPPAPATGYAAEVAAAYAYGGGTLPLGALLEGEPGATPAPNPAAQVGFALRMLNRHGLVAGATGTGKTKTLQGMAEGLSLAGVPVFLADVKGDLSGLAVPGATNDAIVARAASIGQAWSSTQYPVEFYSLGGLGKGVPVRTTVTDFGPLLLSKVLGLNETQESSLGLVFHWADTQGLALLDLKDLQSTIAYLVSAEGKDDLKGIGGLSAATAGVILREIVGLQAQGADVFFGEPAFATSDLLRVAPDGKGVISALELPAVQDRPGLFSTFLMWLLADLFQELPEVGDPDKPRLVFFFDEAHLLFTGASKDFLTQVTQTVRLIRSKGVGVFFVTQSPKDVPADVLAQLGNRVQHALRAFTPDDATALRQAVRTFPHSPYDLERLLQSLGTGEAVVTVLSEKGAPTPVAWTRVRAPQASMEPAPEGVLDAVVAASPGQARYGTAVDNESAFELLQVRVQKEAAAREAADAAEAAAKAQAKADADAAKERERAAKKEADELEKMRERLERDAAKQRTAPRAAPRRSASPLDAIMKTAGNTLVREITRSIFGTRRR